A single window of Nicotiana sylvestris chromosome 5, ASM39365v2, whole genome shotgun sequence DNA harbors:
- the LOC138869403 gene encoding uncharacterized protein → MGDMQSTAWMHVIDAKTSYNLLLGMLYRVEKKIVADDKPFSEAEAYFADAKLYLKNHIMKGVKVDDITKAKGKKIAPLFRYVPKVKKDEGESSSLQKGALRELTLPIKQIDTIKLSSKLLENFVAPHMPQNKALPTKRTNEGFDPNAYRLFAKAEYDPNELSKLGKLPLEATRKANTMKDNEHVVKQSREGLGYKQPPPIRISIRRASINYITTEDEPAGPNKRPSVFDRLGEPTTRISVFERFVPLKRKKNKSQRNYEKIRKPLPSRVQSISKECQSLVPSRMRRQSELLISCGEVLKVKTHTVVHTREHNEDEESVGASYHITTNEEQHTSSLSKFDEYLGDASWCGHISFNDDDPKKDEDVEDAPAKLEEGIKMTVDALKEVNLGTAEDSRPTYVSALLTTDGENTYVELLKEYRDVFSWSYKEMPGLDPKVAVHHLAAKKGARPVKQAQRRFRPELIPSIEAEVNKLIEAGFIREVKYPSWISSIVPVKKKNGQI, encoded by the exons ATGGGAGATATGCAATCAACTGCATGGATGCATGTGATCgatgcaaagacttcatacaatTTGTTGCTTGGCATGCTGT ATAGAGTCGAAAAGAAGATAGTTGCTGACGACAAGCCGTTCTCTGAAGCCGAGGCATACTTCGCTGATGCAAAGTTATACTTGAAGAACCACATCATGAAGGGAGTAAAAGTTGATGACATCACGAAGGCCAAAGGCAAGAAAATAGCTCCTTTATTTCGTTACGTCCCAAAAGTGAAGAAAGATGAAGGAGAATCATCAAGCCTCCAAAAAGGTGCACTAAGAGAATTAACCCTTCCTATCAAGCAGATTGATACCATAAAGTTATCTTCAAAGCTACTGGAAAATTTTGTGGCCCCTCATATGCCTCAAAATAAGGCACTCCCTACGAAACGCACAAATGAAGGTTTTGATCCGAATGCTTACAGGTTGTTCGCAAAGGCTGAATATGATCCCAATGAACTATCTAAGCTAGGGAAGCTCCCACTTGAAGCTACTAGGAAAGCAAACACGATGAAGGATAATGAGCATGTGGTGAAGCAATCACGTGAGGGTCTAGGTTACAAACAACCCCCACCAATTCGCATCTCCATTAGAAGAGCAAGTATTAACTATATCACGACGGAAGATGAACCCGCTGGTCCTAATAAAaggccttctgtctttgatcgacttggagAACCAACTACAAGAATTTCTGTATTTGAGAGGTTTGTGCCATTGAAAAGGAAGAAGAACAAGTCCCaaagaaattatgaaaaaataagaaaacctTTGCCATCTAGAGTCCAAAGTATCTCCAAAGAGTGTCAAAGCCTAGTCCCTTCCAGAATGAGGCGACAATCAGAACTTTTGATTTCATGCGGAGAGGTACTCAAAGTAAAGACTCACACAGTGGTCCACACTAGAGAGCATaacgaagatgaagaaagtgtaggAGCTTCATATCACATTACTACGAATGAGGAGCAACACACTTCATCCCTAAGTAAATTTGACGAATATTTGGGAGATGCCTCTTGGTGTGGCCATATATCTTTTAATGATGATGATCCTAAAAAAGACGAAGATGTCGAGGACGCTCCTGCAAAACTagaagaaggaattaaaatgACTGTTGATGCATTGAAAGAAGTCAACCTTGGCACTGCAGAAGACTCCAGGCCCACCTATGTAAGTGCCCTATTAACCACAGACGGAGAAAACACTTATGTGGAGCTACTCAAAGAATATAGAGATGTCTTTTCTTGGAgctacaaagagatgcctggttTAGATCCTAAGGTAGCAGTTCATCATCTCGCAGCCAAGAAAGGAGCTCGTCCTGTTAAGCAAGCCCAAAGACGCTTCAGGCCAGAATTGATCCCATCAATCGAAGCCGAGGTCAATAAACTTATCGAAGCTGGTTTCATTCGGGAGGTTAAATATCCTTCATGGATTTCAAGCATTGTTCctgtgaagaagaagaatggccaAATTTGA